A region of the Amycolatopsis sp. cg13 genome:
CTGCACCGTACCGACGGATCCGCTGTCGTGACCGGCAGCGTCGAGTTCGACACCCGCGAGCTCGGTCCGGGCGGGCTGTTCATCGCCCTTCCCGGCGAGCGCGTCGACGGGCACGATTTCGCCGCGAAGGCGGTCGAGTCCGGCGCGGTCGGCGTGCTGGCCGCGCGGGAGGTCGACGCTCCGGCGATCGTCGTGCCGCCGCTGCCGCCGGGACAGGGCAACGCCGGGTCGGTCGCGCTGACCGGCGACACCGACGGCTCCGGGGCCGCCGTGCTGGCCGCGCTGGCCAAGCTCGCGCGGCACGTCGTCGACCGGCTGGCGACCGGCGGGCTGACCGTCATCGGCGTCACCGGTTCGTCCGGCAAGACCTCGACCAAGGACGTCATCGCGCAGCTGATCGAGCCGATGGGCCCGACGGTCGCGCCGCCCGGGTCGTTCAACAGCGAGCTGGGCCACCCGTGGACCGCACTGCGCGCCGACGCGTCGACCAAGTTCCTCGTGCTGGAGATGTCCGCGCGCGGCGTCGGGCACATCGCCGAGGCAGCGGTGACCACGCCGCCTCGGATCGGTGCGGTGCTCAACGTCGGCAGCGCGCACGTCGGCGAGTTCGGCTCCCGCGAGGGCATCGCGAAGGCCAAGGGCGAGCTGGTCGAGGCGCTTCCGGAAGACGGACTCGCGGTGCTGAACCTCGACGATCCGCTGGTCGCGGCCATGGCGAGCCGCACCAAGGCTCGCGTCGTCGGCGTGGGGGAGTCGGCCGGGGCGCAGGTCCGGGCCGCCGACATCACGGTCGACGAGGAGGCCCGCGCGTCCTTCCGGCTGATCACGCCCGAGGGCGAGGCCCCGGTGACGCTGCCGCTGCACGGCGAGCACCACGTCGGCAACGCGCTCTCCGCCGCCGCGATCGCGCGCGAGCTGGGTGCGACCACCGAGGAGATCGCGCAGCGGCTGTCGTCGCTGCAGCGGCGCTCGGAGCGCCGGATGGACGTCACCACCCGCGCGGACGGCGTCACGATCCTCAACGACTCGTACAACGCCAACCCGGAATCGGTCCGGGCCGGGCTGAAGGCGCTGGCCTCGATGAGCCGCTCCGGCCGCCGCGCGTGGGCGGTGCTCGGCGTGATGGGCGAGCTGGGCGAGGACTCGGTGACCGCGCACGATGCGATCGGGCGGCTCGTGGTCCGGCTGAACATCGAGAAGCTCGTCGTGGTCGGCCAGGACGCGGCCGCCATGCACCAGGGCGCGTTCCAGGAGGGTTCCTGGGGCGAGGAGTCGGTGCTGGTACCCGATGTCGAGGCCGCCGTCGCCGTACTGCATGATCAGCTCCGTCCCGGGGACGTGGTGCTGGTCAAGGCGTCCAAGGCCGCCGGTCTCTGGCGGGTGGCCGAAGCGCTGCTGGCCGATCCCGGGAACTCCCCCTCCACGTTGAACTCTGAACGCTCGAACGGTGGTCACGCGTGATCAACATCATGATCGCGGCCGCGGCGGGTCTGCTGGTCTCGATCCTGCTCACGCCCTACCTCATCCGGGTCTTCTCGCGGCAGGGCTTCGGCCAGGAGATCCGCGAGGAAGGCCCGCAGGGGCACAAGTCGAAGCGCGGCACGCCGACCATGGGCGGCGTCGCGATCATCACCGCGATGGTCGTCGGCTACTTCGTCGCGCACCTGATCACCTGGATCGGCAACTCGCGCTCGGCGGCGCCCTCGGCGTCCGGCCTGCTCGTGCTGATGCTCGCGGTCGGGCTCGGCCTGGTCGGCTTCCTCGACGACTTCATCAAGATCCGCAAGCAGCGCAACCTCGGGCTGAACAAGACCGCGAAGCTGGTCGGCCAGCTCGTGATCACCATCCTGTTCGCGGTGCTGTCGCTGCAGTTCAAGGACGCGCAGGGGCTGACCCCGGCGTCGCAGAGCCTGTCCTACGTCCGCGACCTGGCGCTCATCACGTTCCCGTCGGTCGTGTTCGTGATCTTCTGCTACATCGTCATCTCCGGCTGGTCGAACGCGGTGAACTTCACCGACGGCCTCGACGGGCTGGCCGGCGGCGCGGCGGCGATGGTGCTCGCGACGTACGTGGTCATCTCGTTCTGGCAGGCCCGGCTCTCCTGCTCGACCCAGCCGCTCCCGGCCTGCTACGACGTGCGGGACCCGCTCGACCTCGCCGTCGTCGCGGCGGCGGCCACCGGGGCCTGCGTCGGGTTCCTCTGGTGGAACGCCGCTCCGGCGAAGATCTTCATGGGCGACACCGGTTCGCTCGCCCTCGGCGGCCTCGTCGCCGGGCTGTCCATGACCACCCGCACCGAACTGCTCGCCATCGTCATCGGCGGCCTGTTCATGGTCGAGATGATCTCGGTGGTCACGCAGATCGCGGTCTTCCGCACGACGCGGCGGCGGCTGTTCCGGATGGCGCCGTTCCACCACCACTTCGAGCTGGCAGGGTGGGCCGAAACCACGGTGATCATCCGGTTCTGGCTGCTCTCGGCGATCTGCTGCATGTTCGGGCTCGGGCTGTTCTACAGCGAGCAGCTCAATTTCGGAGGCTGAGCCTTGCAGCTTGAGGGCAAACACGTGCTGGTCGCGGGCGCGGGCGTCACCGGGAAATCGGTCGTTCCCGTGCTGCGCGAGCTGGGCGCGCGGGTCACGGTCACCGACGGCAACGCCGAGCGGCTCGCCGAACTGGACGACCTCGGCGCCGAGCTGGTGCCCGGCCTGACCGAACCGCCCGCGGACACCGTGCTCGTGGTGACCAGCCCCGGCTGGCGGCCGACGTCTCCGCTGCTGGTCGCGGCGGCCGACGCGGGCATCGAGGTGATCGGCGACGTCGAGCTGGCGTGGCGGGTCGGGCAGCTGCGCGAGCATCCGCCCGCGTGGCTGGTGATCACCGGCACGAACGGCAAGACGACCACGGTCGGCATGCTGGAGTCGATCCTGCGCGCGGCCGGCGCGGACGCGGTGGCCTGCGGCAACGTCGGCTACCCGGTGCTGGACGCGGTCCGCGGCGGGCACCAGGTGCTGGCCGTCGAGCTGTCGAGCTTCCAGCTGCACTGGTCGTCCACGATCGCGCCGGACGCCTCGGTGGTGCTGAACCTCGCCGAGGACCACCTCGACTGGCACGGCTCGATGGAGGAGTACGCCGCGGCGAAGGGCCGCGCGCACGACCGTTCGCGCGCCGTCGTGCACAACGTCGACGACCCGTGGTCCACGCGGATCGCGGAGGAGCACGCGCCGAAGGACGCGCGACGGATCGGCTTCGTCCTCGACACCCCGCGTGCCGGAGAGCTCGGCCTGGTCGAAGACCTGCTGGTGGACCGTGCTTTCGGGGCCGACCCGGAGACGAGCGCGGAGGAACTGGCCGAGATCGCCGACGTTCGCCCTGCCGGACCGCACAACCTCGCGAACGCGCTCGCCGCGGCCGCGCTCGCCCGCGTGCACGGAGTTCCGCTCGCGGCGGTGCGGAAGGGGCTGCGCACGTACGAGCCCGCGCCGCACCGCGCGGTGGAGGTCGCCGAGGTCGGCGGCGTCCGGTACATCAACGATTCGAAGGCCACCAACCCGCACGCCGCGCTCGGCTCGCTGCTCGCACACGAAAGCGTGGTCTGGATCGCCGGCGGGCAGCTCAAAGGCGCGTCGGTGGACGAGTTGGTCGCCGCGGTCGGCGGACGGCTGCGCGCGGCTGTCCTGCTGGGCGCCGATTCCCCCGTGATCGAAGCCGCTCTCTCGCGACACGCGCCGGATGTCCCGTGCAACCGCCTCCTTCCGGGTGACGATGAGCCCATGACTGCGGCGGTGAATGCGGCCAGCGCCCTGGCTCGTCCTGGTGACGTGGTGCTCCTCGCGCCCGCCGCCGCCTCGCTGGACATGTTCCGCGGCTACGGAGCGCGCGGCGACGCGTTCGAAGCCGCGGTGCGTGCGCTGGCCGACGGCGCGGCGGGGGCGGCGGATGACAGTCGTTGACGGAGACAAGCCCCGGCCGCGGCGCGTCCGCAAGGAAAGCCCGTTCGTCGCGCTCCGCACCGGGCTGACCGCCTGGCTTTCCCGCCCGCTCGCGTCGTTCCACCTGGTCCTCGCGCTCACCGGCATCCTCACCGTGATCGGCGCGGTGATGGTGCTGTCCGCGTCGTCGGTGGCCTCCTACAACCCGAAAACCGGCAGCGGCGTGTACGCGCTGTTCTTCCGGCACCTGATGTTCGTCGCGCTCGGCGGGATCGTGTTCTGGGTCGGCCTGCGGGTGCGCCTCGAACGGATCCGCCGGATGTCCGCGACGATGACGGTGATCTGCCTCGGCCTGCTGATGCTGGTGCTGACGCCGCTCGGGTCGACGGTGAACGGCTCGCAGGGCTGGTTCAAGCTGGGCGTGTTCACCTTCCAGCCGGTCGAGGCGGCGAAGGTGGCGCTGGCGTTCTGGGGCGCGCACATCCTGGTGATCAAGTACAGCAAGCTGCACCAGTGGCGCCACCTGCTGGTCCCGGTGGTGCCGGTGGCGCTGCTGATGTTCGCGCTGGTGATGATGCAGCCCGACCTCGGCGGCACGATCACCCTCGCGGTGGTGCTGCTCGGCCTGCTGTGGTTCGCCGGCGCGCCGAAACGGCTCTTCGGGGTGATCCTGGCCGGCGGCCTGAGCGGCGTGCTGGTGCTGGCGATCATCGCGCCCTACCGGCTCGCGCGGGTGATGTCGTTCCTGTCGCCGGACGCGGACACCTCGGCCGAGGGGTTCCAGGCGAACCAGGCCAAGCTGGCGCTCGCCGACGGCGGGCTGTTCGGCAAGGGGCTCGGGCAGGGCGCGTCGAACTGGGGCTACCTGCCGAACGTGCAGAACGACTTCATCTTCGCGCTGATCGGCGAGGAACTGGGCTTCGTGGGCTGCGCGGTGGTGCTGGCGCTGTTCGCCGGCGTCGCCGTGGTCGGCCTGCGCATCGCGACCCGCAACATCGACCCGTGGATCCGGATCGTCGCGGGCACGCTGACGGTGTTCCTCGTCGCGCAGGCGGCCATCAACATCGGCTACGTGGTCGGGCTGCTGCCGGTCACCGGCGTCACGCTGCCGCTGATCTCCTACGGCGGCACGTCGCTCGTGATCACCATGCTCATCATGGGCGTGCTGGCCAACGCCGCGCGGCACGAACCCGAGGCGGTGGCCGCACTGCGCTCGCACGGGCCGGGTAAATTCGGACGCCTGCTGCGGCTGCCCCCGCCCGATCCGTACCGCCCGCCGTCCTCCCGCAAGGGAACGCGCGCCGCGGGGAGCGGGACGAAGGCGGCCAGGCCGGCGCCGCGTGCGGCCCGGCCCGCACCGGCACAGGAACGCCGCCGGTCGGCGCGGCGGACTACAGCGAACCGCGGTGCCCGGGGCACCGCGAACCGGAGAGGTCATTGGTGAGCAAGCCCGTCAAGGGAACCGAGCGTTCGGCGGCAGGCCGGGCGCCGGTCGTCGTGGTCGCCGGCGGGGGCACCGCCGGGCACATCGAGCCCGCGCTCGCGCTGGCGGACGCCGTGAAGCGGCTGCGCCCGGACGCCGAAGTGGTCGCCCTCGGCACGGAACGCGGCCTGGAGAACAAGCTCGTGCCCGCGCGCGGGTACCCGCTGGAGCTGATCCCGCCGGTCCCGATGCCGCGAAAGCCGACGCCGGAACTGCTCCGGCTGCCGCTGAAGGTGCGCGATTCGGTCCGCCGCACCCGCGAGGTGCTCGACCGGGTGCACGCGGACGTCGTGGTCGGCTTCGGCGGCTACGTCGCGCTGCCGGCGTACCTCGCCGCGCGCGGCCGTACGCCGATCGTGGTGCACGAGGCGAACAAGTCGGCCGGGCTGGCGAACAAGGTCGGCGCCCGGTTCGCGTCCCGCGTCGCGGTCGCGGTGCCGGGCACGCCGCTGCCGAAGGCCGAGGTGGTCGGCATTCCGCTGCGCCGCTCGATCACGACGCTGGACCGGGCCGCGCTGCGGGCGCAGGCACGCGAATTCTTCGAGCTGGACCCGGACGCGCCGACGCTGCTGGTGTTCGGCGGTTCGCAGGGCGCGGCGTCGATCAACTCCGCGATTTCCGGCGCGGCGAAGGACTTCGCCGAGGCGGGCGTCGGCGTGCTGCACGCCCACGGACCGAAGAATTCCCTTGTGGTGCAAGAGTTTCCCGGCCGCCCGCCGTACGTGCCGGTGCCGTACCTGGAACGGATGGACCTGGCCTACGCCGCGGCGGACGCGGTGGTGTGCCGGTCCGGCGCGATGACCGCGGCCGAGGTGTCCGCGGTCGGGCTGCCCGCGGTGTTCGTCCCGCTGCCGCACGGCAACGGCGAGCAGGCGGTCAACGCCCAGCCCGCGGTCGACGCCGGCGCGGCGCTGATGGTCGCCGACGCCGACCTCACCGCGGAAAAGGTCGCCGAGCTGGTGATCCCGCTGGTGACCGACGCCGACCGGGTCGCGCAGATGAGCGCCGCCGCGGTCGGGCTCGGCCACCGCGAGGCCGACGAGACCCTCGCCCGCATCGTCTTGGAGGCCGCCGGTGCCTGACACGCCCGAACTGCCCGCGCAGCTGCGCCGGGCGCACCTGATCGGGATCGGCGGGGCCGGGATGTCCGGCATCGCGCGGATCCTGCTCGCCCGCGGCGCGGCCGTGTCCGGGTCGGACGCCAAGGAATCGCGCGCGCTGCTT
Encoded here:
- the murF gene encoding UDP-N-acetylmuramoyl-tripeptide--D-alanyl-D-alanine ligase; translation: MIELSLAEIADVVGGRLHRTDGSAVVTGSVEFDTRELGPGGLFIALPGERVDGHDFAAKAVESGAVGVLAAREVDAPAIVVPPLPPGQGNAGSVALTGDTDGSGAAVLAALAKLARHVVDRLATGGLTVIGVTGSSGKTSTKDVIAQLIEPMGPTVAPPGSFNSELGHPWTALRADASTKFLVLEMSARGVGHIAEAAVTTPPRIGAVLNVGSAHVGEFGSREGIAKAKGELVEALPEDGLAVLNLDDPLVAAMASRTKARVVGVGESAGAQVRAADITVDEEARASFRLITPEGEAPVTLPLHGEHHVGNALSAAAIARELGATTEEIAQRLSSLQRRSERRMDVTTRADGVTILNDSYNANPESVRAGLKALASMSRSGRRAWAVLGVMGELGEDSVTAHDAIGRLVVRLNIEKLVVVGQDAAAMHQGAFQEGSWGEESVLVPDVEAAVAVLHDQLRPGDVVLVKASKAAGLWRVAEALLADPGNSPSTLNSERSNGGHA
- the murG gene encoding undecaprenyldiphospho-muramoylpentapeptide beta-N-acetylglucosaminyltransferase; the encoded protein is MSKPVKGTERSAAGRAPVVVVAGGGTAGHIEPALALADAVKRLRPDAEVVALGTERGLENKLVPARGYPLELIPPVPMPRKPTPELLRLPLKVRDSVRRTREVLDRVHADVVVGFGGYVALPAYLAARGRTPIVVHEANKSAGLANKVGARFASRVAVAVPGTPLPKAEVVGIPLRRSITTLDRAALRAQAREFFELDPDAPTLLVFGGSQGAASINSAISGAAKDFAEAGVGVLHAHGPKNSLVVQEFPGRPPYVPVPYLERMDLAYAAADAVVCRSGAMTAAEVSAVGLPAVFVPLPHGNGEQAVNAQPAVDAGAALMVADADLTAEKVAELVIPLVTDADRVAQMSAAAVGLGHREADETLARIVLEAAGA
- the ftsW gene encoding putative lipid II flippase FtsW, whose amino-acid sequence is MTVVDGDKPRPRRVRKESPFVALRTGLTAWLSRPLASFHLVLALTGILTVIGAVMVLSASSVASYNPKTGSGVYALFFRHLMFVALGGIVFWVGLRVRLERIRRMSATMTVICLGLLMLVLTPLGSTVNGSQGWFKLGVFTFQPVEAAKVALAFWGAHILVIKYSKLHQWRHLLVPVVPVALLMFALVMMQPDLGGTITLAVVLLGLLWFAGAPKRLFGVILAGGLSGVLVLAIIAPYRLARVMSFLSPDADTSAEGFQANQAKLALADGGLFGKGLGQGASNWGYLPNVQNDFIFALIGEELGFVGCAVVLALFAGVAVVGLRIATRNIDPWIRIVAGTLTVFLVAQAAINIGYVVGLLPVTGVTLPLISYGGTSLVITMLIMGVLANAARHEPEAVAALRSHGPGKFGRLLRLPPPDPYRPPSSRKGTRAAGSGTKAARPAPRAARPAPAQERRRSARRTTANRGARGTANRRGHW
- the murD gene encoding UDP-N-acetylmuramoyl-L-alanine--D-glutamate ligase, with the protein product MQLEGKHVLVAGAGVTGKSVVPVLRELGARVTVTDGNAERLAELDDLGAELVPGLTEPPADTVLVVTSPGWRPTSPLLVAAADAGIEVIGDVELAWRVGQLREHPPAWLVITGTNGKTTTVGMLESILRAAGADAVACGNVGYPVLDAVRGGHQVLAVELSSFQLHWSSTIAPDASVVLNLAEDHLDWHGSMEEYAAAKGRAHDRSRAVVHNVDDPWSTRIAEEHAPKDARRIGFVLDTPRAGELGLVEDLLVDRAFGADPETSAEELAEIADVRPAGPHNLANALAAAALARVHGVPLAAVRKGLRTYEPAPHRAVEVAEVGGVRYINDSKATNPHAALGSLLAHESVVWIAGGQLKGASVDELVAAVGGRLRAAVLLGADSPVIEAALSRHAPDVPCNRLLPGDDEPMTAAVNAASALARPGDVVLLAPAAASLDMFRGYGARGDAFEAAVRALADGAAGAADDSR
- the mraY gene encoding phospho-N-acetylmuramoyl-pentapeptide-transferase, whose product is MINIMIAAAAGLLVSILLTPYLIRVFSRQGFGQEIREEGPQGHKSKRGTPTMGGVAIITAMVVGYFVAHLITWIGNSRSAAPSASGLLVLMLAVGLGLVGFLDDFIKIRKQRNLGLNKTAKLVGQLVITILFAVLSLQFKDAQGLTPASQSLSYVRDLALITFPSVVFVIFCYIVISGWSNAVNFTDGLDGLAGGAAAMVLATYVVISFWQARLSCSTQPLPACYDVRDPLDLAVVAAAATGACVGFLWWNAAPAKIFMGDTGSLALGGLVAGLSMTTRTELLAIVIGGLFMVEMISVVTQIAVFRTTRRRLFRMAPFHHHFELAGWAETTVIIRFWLLSAICCMFGLGLFYSEQLNFGG